One genomic segment of Halalkalicoccus tibetensis includes these proteins:
- a CDS encoding PadR family transcriptional regulator, with the protein MRKSGPPKGLISYLVLELLAERPRYGYEILKEITEISGGHWEPSYGSVYPILYKFEEEGWAERVEREDEPDRKYFALTDAGHGELGDKREEIATTGREFADVILGFYHVYVALATDERFSVPDEEGEWRFDDEFSAWIAEQVVRHYERDFGEFERIEITPEEFRERYDLGE; encoded by the coding sequence ATGCGAAAGAGTGGGCCGCCCAAGGGACTCATCTCGTATCTCGTCCTCGAGCTCCTCGCCGAGCGCCCCCGGTACGGCTACGAGATCCTGAAGGAGATCACCGAGATCAGCGGCGGCCACTGGGAGCCCTCCTACGGCTCGGTCTACCCCATCCTTTACAAGTTCGAGGAGGAGGGCTGGGCCGAGCGGGTCGAGCGCGAGGACGAACCCGACCGCAAGTACTTCGCGCTCACCGACGCGGGCCACGGGGAGCTGGGGGACAAACGCGAGGAGATCGCGACGACGGGCCGGGAGTTCGCGGACGTCATTTTGGGGTTCTACCACGTCTACGTCGCGCTCGCGACCGACGAGCGGTTCTCGGTACCCGACGAGGAAGGGGAATGGCGCTTCGACGACGAGTTCAGCGCGTGGATCGCAGAACAGGTCGTGCGCCACTATGAGCGGGACTTCGGCGAGTTCGAGCGGATCGAGATCACCCCAGAGGAGTTCCGCGAGCGCTACGATCTAGGCGAGTAG
- a CDS encoding site-2 protease family protein produces MSTLTWVLVGLALYWAALLSLRNRGLLPGYVGTQGPIITLHTKRGRDLLDRLSKPKRFWRAFSNVGVGIALVVMTLSFAFVLFTAISALYTPETTASAVTEPRNVVIVPGVNDFLPLSVAPEIVFGLLVALVVHEGAHGLLCRVEDIDIESMGVALLAIVPMGAFVEPDYESQERADRGGKTRMFAAGVTANFIVTIVAFALLFGPVVGAIGVAPGAAVGGSFPGSPADEAGIAEGDRITAVEGEAIADEDELEAALADAEGEVALTVASGDEEREVTVDREVSVIEAVEDGPSGLDTGDSIAAVNDEAVTADDEFREAIAAEPIATVETGDGEEHTFAAGALSAVGDGPGAEAGMLEGEQVVITAIDGERVLDDEELTTVLQGTEPGQEVEIEAYVDGEPESYAVELGEHPEGYGQVGIEVQPGVTGLVVDDLGIQPYPAETYLGLIGGEGSDTFVGAIVVALLLPLAGIGGFGLPFNFAGFTGFATNFYVVEGALAPLGGGVFLLANLLFWTGWINLNLGFFNCIPAFPLDGGHILRSSTEAIVSRLPIEGSYELTKTVTISVGVTMLMGLVLMIFGQGLLA; encoded by the coding sequence ATGAGTACGCTCACGTGGGTCCTCGTGGGTCTCGCGCTCTACTGGGCGGCCCTCCTCTCGCTTCGCAACCGGGGGCTGTTGCCCGGCTACGTCGGCACCCAGGGCCCGATCATCACCCTCCACACGAAACGCGGCCGCGACCTCCTCGATCGGCTCTCGAAGCCAAAGCGGTTCTGGCGCGCCTTCAGCAACGTCGGCGTCGGGATCGCGCTCGTCGTGATGACGCTGTCGTTCGCCTTCGTCCTCTTTACGGCCATCTCGGCGCTCTACACACCGGAGACGACCGCGAGCGCGGTCACCGAACCCCGGAACGTCGTCATCGTCCCCGGCGTCAACGACTTCCTGCCCCTTTCGGTGGCTCCCGAGATCGTCTTCGGACTCCTGGTCGCCCTGGTCGTCCACGAGGGCGCTCATGGACTCCTTTGCCGGGTCGAGGACATCGACATCGAGTCGATGGGCGTCGCGCTGCTCGCGATCGTCCCGATGGGCGCGTTCGTCGAGCCCGACTACGAGAGCCAGGAGCGGGCCGACCGCGGCGGGAAGACGCGGATGTTCGCCGCGGGCGTCACCGCGAACTTCATCGTGACGATCGTCGCCTTCGCGCTGCTGTTCGGCCCGGTCGTCGGCGCGATCGGGGTCGCGCCCGGCGCCGCGGTCGGCGGGTCGTTCCCCGGCTCGCCGGCCGACGAGGCCGGTATCGCCGAGGGCGACAGGATCACCGCCGTCGAGGGCGAGGCGATCGCCGACGAGGACGAGCTCGAGGCGGCGCTGGCCGACGCCGAGGGCGAGGTGGCCCTGACGGTCGCGAGCGGGGACGAGGAACGCGAGGTGACCGTCGACCGCGAGGTGAGCGTCATCGAGGCCGTCGAGGACGGCCCGAGCGGGCTCGACACCGGCGATTCGATCGCCGCGGTGAACGACGAGGCAGTGACGGCCGACGACGAGTTCCGCGAGGCCATCGCCGCGGAACCGATCGCGACCGTCGAAACCGGCGACGGCGAGGAACACACCTTCGCCGCGGGCGCGCTCTCGGCCGTCGGAGACGGTCCCGGCGCCGAGGCCGGCATGCTCGAGGGCGAGCAGGTCGTGATCACGGCGATCGACGGCGAGCGCGTGCTCGACGACGAGGAGCTGACGACCGTCCTCCAGGGGACCGAGCCCGGTCAGGAGGTCGAGATCGAGGCGTACGTCGACGGCGAGCCCGAGAGCTACGCCGTCGAGCTCGGCGAGCATCCCGAAGGCTACGGGCAGGTCGGGATCGAGGTCCAGCCCGGCGTGACCGGGCTGGTCGTCGACGATCTCGGCATCCAGCCGTATCCCGCCGAGACCTATCTCGGGCTGATCGGCGGCGAGGGAAGCGACACCTTCGTCGGCGCGATCGTCGTCGCGCTCCTGCTGCCGCTCGCCGGCATCGGCGGGTTCGGCCTGCCCTTCAACTTCGCGGGCTTCACCGGCTTCGCCACGAACTTCTACGTCGTCGAGGGGGCGCTCGCGCCGCTGGGCGGCGGCGTCTTCCTGCTCGCGAACCTGCTGTTCTGGACCGGCTGGATCAACCTCAACCTCGGCTTCTTCAACTGCATCCCCGCCTTCCCGCTCGACGGCGGGCATATCCTGCGGTCGAGCACCGAGGCGATCGTCTCCCGATTACCCATCGAAGGCAGCTACGAGCTGACGAAGACGGTGACGATCTCGGTGGGCGTGACGATGCTGATGGGGCTGGTGCTCATGATCTTCGGGCAGGGACTACTCGCCTAG